Below is a genomic region from Citrobacter amalonaticus.
AGCGATCTCGCGGGAGGCCAGTTTCTCGTCCTGATCGAAGTTACCGTCACTTTTCGCAACGGCAATACCAACACGTAAGGCCAGCTGAGCGGCCTCAGGCTGATCTTTCAGCGCCAGGATGTATTTCATGGTTTCGCCCTTGCCGATTTCAACATCGAAATCGAAGCTTGAAACCAGTTTATTGAAGAATTCGATCACCTCATTGGTATCGAAGACCTTCAGCTCTTCTGAAGCGCGCAGAAAGCCCATCATTTTCTGCTTTTCTTCCGAACTCACGCCGTCACTCGATACGGCAATACGGGCACATACAGCAACGGTGCCCTGCATGAATTTTTTGTTTTTGAAACGGCCAACCTGGCGGGTCAGTTCGTCACGGCCTGAGTTAATGGCACCTTTAACTTTGTCGAGAAAGCTCATACCTGTTTCCTTTGTTGCTGTGTTATTTAGAACCGGCGCTCCAGCGAAATCCCCAGCCAAATGCCCGGTCCATTTCGTCCTGGCCTTTGAAGTACTGGTTGATACGCTCGACTTTAATCGCGCCGTTTTCATTTACGAGTCTGGCAATGGCGCACAATGTGCGACGGTTTTCACCTTCGGTAAGGCGGGTCTCAATGGGAGGCTGATCCGGCACATGAATGGTGACCACACCATCAGTCTTGTCCCAGCTGGGAACACCTTCATAAATAAAGGCGTAAATCAGCACTTCACGGATATGCTTCCATTCCCGCCCATTGACATGCAGCCACTCGCCGTCTGATACATCACCCGTCCGGTCATCGCCCTTGAGCTGAACATAAGGCTCATCGCGATAATCACCGAATGCATTACCCAGCGCCTGAATGACCGATTTATACCCGTCCTGAAGCTTAACAAAGGCCCCCAGATCCAGGTCAATTCCTTTGGAGCCGAACATGCCTGCGAGGCCCGATTTGCCGCTGCCCCGGTGCCAGTTAAGGTTGATCCGGATTTCACCGAAGTTATCCCGTTTGGTCAGGCTGATTGCTGGCTTCTCTTTTGTCAGAGATACCTTACTCAGGCTGATTTTTGTCTCAACTGGCGGAGGAGTTACAACCGGAGGTGACGGGGCTGCGGGAGCAGGTTCGTCGGCAATATTTACGCCGAAATGCTCTGCCAGCGGTTTAAGACCACCGTTGAACCCCTGTGCAACGAAGCGGAATTTCCAGTCATTATTACGACGGTAAAACTCACCCAGAATTAAGGCTGCTTCCTGACGGCCGCTCAGTTCGACAATGCCGCTAACCAGGCCGGTAGCCCCCTGCTCCACATCGATGGAAAGATTACGAAGGCCGGACACCGTCTGCCCACCGTCACAGGTCACGGTGAACGCAATTTTCTGGACATCAGATTTCAGCCGGTTGAGCGCGACAGTAAAAGTTGAGTACTGGCCTTCACTGACCAGGCTGACGGTACCATCATCGTTACGTGGCTGACCATAGAACACCATGTCCGCATCACCCTGCACCTTCCCGTCGGCATACAGGCGAAACGCCGAAGCATCCACCTGACCGCCCGAGGTGATCCGGACCCGCAACTCCTGGGCTGGAACGGGGGCATTGCCCCCCGGCGTCAGGTTCATTAGCGAATAACCGCTGAAACGATATCGGAGTGCATATCGTCAATTGTGCGGCCGCGACAGGCATGGCCGAGGGCGGTAAAGTCCCAGTTGCCGTTATTACGGCGCAGCGATGAAATAACGATCCCGGTATGTGAGCCCTGCTCAGTCAGCTTGTAGCGAGCCAGCTCTTTGTCGGTTTGATCGACCACGCGGCAGAATGCGTTTTCGACATCATTGAACGACTGACCACGGAAGCTGTTTACCGTAAACGCCAGGTATTCAACGTTTGCAGGCAGTCGGGAGAGGTTGACCTTAATCACTTCATCGTCACCGTCACCCTCACCGGTCAGGTTATCGCCACTGTGCACAACAGCGCCGCAAGTGGATTCCAGTTTGCGGAACCAAATGGTGTCAATTGTTTTACCGATGCTGTCCATTAATACGCAGCCAGCATCAAGATCGATTGAGTCATTGCCACCTAATAGTCCGCCAAGAAAACCTTTTTTCTTAATCGGATCCCAACCGAGGCCGAATTGAAGCTGGCTCAATGCTGAAGATTCTTTGCTGAGTGATACCGTCTGGTTCTTACTTAATGAAACCATGTTTTATTCCTTAAAATGGTAATGACCGAGACAATCAAAGGGTTGTTTATTAACTGACGAAGAAAATCATATCATGATGAAGTTCTCTGACAAGGGAAATTTTGGTAGTTTTCTACATAAGATGAAAAAAATCCTTTTAAGGATGTGGTTTTTTCAATATTTCATATAAATATCATTAGTTTATCAATAACTAAAAAATCACTGACGCACTCCATAAACACAGGAGTTATAAATCATATTATGATTGACATGTAACTTAGACACTCATAGACTCACTTCTCAATCATAAATTTGCATGACGTTCCGGATAATTAAAAAAATGATCAAAAAAATTTGGTTTATGGAAGGTTTGTCCTCCCAGCGAGATATTATTCAGGGGGTAAAATCATTTGCACAAAAAAATAATTTTGCCATTACAGTTTTTGCCTCCCACCGTAACGAAAGAAATGAAATTCTTTCCCTTGCCGATTATTCTTTGACTGAACCTGAAGATCCTCAAAAACGTCTTCAGTTTATTCAGGAAACCATTCAGACCTACGGCATCCACCATATTCATACTGGCCGTAACAGCCAGTGGTTTGAAGAACACCGTTCAGCCATTGATTCAACCGGAGCCACCCTTACTACCGGTGCAACGGGCATCGACTGGTTAACTCTGGCTGACGAAAAAGATATTTTTGCTCAGTTTATGGAGCAAAACGGGCTCCCGGTCGTACCGTCCTGGCGGGTGAATACGCTGGCAGAATTAAAGACGCACCTCGCGGCCCCGCCGTTCTCGGACAGCCCGGTATGCGTGAAGCCGGTGACGGGTATCTATGGCATGGGATTCTGGCGCTTTGATGACAGTGCTTCGCCCATGGCCGTCTTTAATCATCCCGAACATCGTCTGGTCAGTCCGCAACAGTATATTGCAGCAGCATCGGCTTCTGAGTCGTTTAAACCCCTTGTTTTGATGCCGTACCTGCCGGGCCCGGAATTTTCCGTCGATATCCTCGCGGATAAGGGCGAAATACTCGCAGCCGTGGGACGCCGTAAGGAAGGGGCTATCCAGTATCTGGTAAACGAAGGAAGCGCCTGGGAACTGGCGTGTGACTGCGCCCGGGTTATGAAGGCCGATGGGCTGGTGAATGTTCAGACGCGAAACGATGTGAATGGCAACCCGGTGCTGCTTGAAACCAACATGCGTCCGTCAGGCGGGGTGGGTTATACCCTTCACTGCGGGGTTAACCTTCCCGGGTTGTTTGCTGCTTTTAAGCTCGGTCTGATGTCTGAAGATGCGGTGATCCAGAACGCCAGAAATACCTTTTCTCCGGTTGCAGTGAGATCCATCACAGATGTCATCGTTTACCCGGAATCACTCTCTAACCATCTGAATTAAGGCGTGTTTATGTCTGATACTCTCGAAGATATGATTTATCGCCGTACCCTCTCATGCGGTACGATACAGGTAACCCGCGACCAGGGCGATGTTTCGCTCGATGACCTGTTTGATATCGCTGAAAGACGTAACCCGAAACGCGCCTTTCTGTTTGTCAGCAAAGTACTCGGCAGGCACATTCCCGTGCCACCCTCAGTCATGCGGCAGGCCTACAGACAGCTTGCCAGCCAGTTCCCCTCAACGCTGACAGGGCCCGTACTGTTTATCGGTATGGCTGAAACCGCCGTTGGGCTAGGGGCCGGTGTGTTTGATGAAGTGCGCCACCAGCATCGTGAATCTGTCTATCTGACCTCTACCCGTCACCCGGTTGATGGCACGTTGCTTTGCGAATTCAAGGAAGAACACAGCCACGCTACCGATCATCTGATCTATCTGCCAGATGATGAAGAGAAAAGACGTCGTGTTACCGATGCACGAACGCTGGTTTTGATTGATGACGAGGCAACCACCGGTAATACCTTTATTAACCTGCTTTCTTCCCTGCGTAATACCGGCAAGCTTCAACATATTGAACAGGTTATCGCCGTAACGCTTACCGACTGGAGTAGCAATGCCCTGTCCGAGCGCAGCCCCTTACCCGTCACTTCGGTTTCGCTTGTAAGCGGTCAGTGGGGATGGACCCCATTACCTGATGCACCTGTCCCGGACATGCCGAAAGTCAACGTAACTTCACGCGGAGAATGGGACATCCAGGGAAAACAGTCCTGGGGCCGACTGGGGATGCTCGCACCTGCGGCCGATCTCGGCCATGAGGTCTCCGTCCGCAAGGGGGAGCGTGTTCTGGTTCTCGGGACAGGGGAATTCGTCTGGGAGCCGTTCCTGCTTGCTGAACGGCTCGAAGCTGCCGGAGCACAGGCATTTTATGGATCGACCACCCGCTCCCCTATCGCCGTTGGTTATGCCATTGAGTCCGCCATTTCCTTTACGGATAACTACGGGCTGGGCATCCCCAATTTTGTCTATAACGTCGCCCACCAGCAGTTTGACCGCATTCTTGTGTGTACTGAGACACCCGCAGAAAGTATTGACACGCAGCTTCTTAAAGCGCTGGCTGAGGTTGCGCCCGTCGTGGAGATTGTTATCTATGAATAAACCCATTGTTCTGAGCGACCTTGACGACACGCTCTTTCAGACCCGTCGTAAAATGGTGGACGAGCTTGCCCTGGAGCCATTCCGTACCGGTGCCGTTGATCGCACCCTGAATCCACGAAGCTTTATGACGGAAGAACAGTCCATGTTGGTGGACTGGCTCCTGGAGCAGGCTGAACTCATACCTGTTACCGCCCGGGGAACTGAAGAAATCAGCCGCGTCCGGATCCCTTTCTACTCCTGGGCAATCACCACGCACGGGGCCGTCATTCTCACGCCTGAAGGCAAACCCGACGAGGAGTGGAAGGCCCATATGCTCGGCCAACTGGCTCCCTACCAGGAAAAGCTGACATCGATGCAGCGTCTGATCACTGAAATGATGGACGCAAAAGGGATCGATGCCTGGGCAAGACTGAACTTCGAATACGGTGAAACGGCGGTTTATATGGTGATGAAGCACCGCGACAGCACCCGCCTTGACGAGCTCAATGCCATTGCAGATGAGATAGAAACGGTGTTTCCGACCGAGGGCTTCTACATCCACCGCAACAGTAATAACGTGGCCTGGCTTCCCACCCCGGTTGAGAAAGGGCTGGCCGTCAGCTGGCTGCTTGAAAAACTTCGGGCTGAACGCGGCGTTTTTCCCGTAATTGGTCTGGGCGACAGCCTGAGCGATCATCGTTTTATGAAACTGTGCAGCTGGTTTGGCATACCGCGTCAGAGTCAGTTTGCAGATGCCATTTCACAGCGAATTTTTGGAG
It encodes:
- a CDS encoding tellurite resistance TerB family protein — translated: MSFLDKVKGAINSGRDELTRQVGRFKNKKFMQGTVAVCARIAVSSDGVSSEEKQKMMGFLRASEELKVFDTNEVIEFFNKLVSSFDFDVEIGKGETMKYILALKDQPEAAQLALRVGIAVAKSDGNFDQDEKLASREIAIALGFDPAEFGL
- a CDS encoding TerD family protein; translation: MNLTPGGNAPVPAQELRVRITSGGQVDASAFRLYADGKVQGDADMVFYGQPRNDDGTVSLVSEGQYSTFTVALNRLKSDVQKIAFTVTCDGGQTVSGLRNLSIDVEQGATGLVSGIVELSGRQEAALILGEFYRRNNDWKFRFVAQGFNGGLKPLAEHFGVNIADEPAPAAPSPPVVTPPPVETKISLSKVSLTKEKPAISLTKRDNFGEIRINLNWHRGSGKSGLAGMFGSKGIDLDLGAFVKLQDGYKSVIQALGNAFGDYRDEPYVQLKGDDRTGDVSDGEWLHVNGREWKHIREVLIYAFIYEGVPSWDKTDGVVTIHVPDQPPIETRLTEGENRRTLCAIARLVNENGAIKVERINQYFKGQDEMDRAFGWGFRWSAGSK
- a CDS encoding TerD family protein; this translates as MVSLSKNQTVSLSKESSALSQLQFGLGWDPIKKKGFLGGLLGGNDSIDLDAGCVLMDSIGKTIDTIWFRKLESTCGAVVHSGDNLTGEGDGDDEVIKVNLSRLPANVEYLAFTVNSFRGQSFNDVENAFCRVVDQTDKELARYKLTEQGSHTGIVISSLRRNNGNWDFTALGHACRGRTIDDMHSDIVSAVIR
- a CDS encoding ATP-grasp domain-containing protein yields the protein MIKKIWFMEGLSSQRDIIQGVKSFAQKNNFAITVFASHRNERNEILSLADYSLTEPEDPQKRLQFIQETIQTYGIHHIHTGRNSQWFEEHRSAIDSTGATLTTGATGIDWLTLADEKDIFAQFMEQNGLPVVPSWRVNTLAELKTHLAAPPFSDSPVCVKPVTGIYGMGFWRFDDSASPMAVFNHPEHRLVSPQQYIAAASASESFKPLVLMPYLPGPEFSVDILADKGEILAAVGRRKEGAIQYLVNEGSAWELACDCARVMKADGLVNVQTRNDVNGNPVLLETNMRPSGGVGYTLHCGVNLPGLFAAFKLGLMSEDAVIQNARNTFSPVAVRSITDVIVYPESLSNHLN
- a CDS encoding phosphoribosyltransferase domain-containing protein, with product MSDTLEDMIYRRTLSCGTIQVTRDQGDVSLDDLFDIAERRNPKRAFLFVSKVLGRHIPVPPSVMRQAYRQLASQFPSTLTGPVLFIGMAETAVGLGAGVFDEVRHQHRESVYLTSTRHPVDGTLLCEFKEEHSHATDHLIYLPDDEEKRRRVTDARTLVLIDDEATTGNTFINLLSSLRNTGKLQHIEQVIAVTLTDWSSNALSERSPLPVTSVSLVSGQWGWTPLPDAPVPDMPKVNVTSRGEWDIQGKQSWGRLGMLAPAADLGHEVSVRKGERVLVLGTGEFVWEPFLLAERLEAAGAQAFYGSTTRSPIAVGYAIESAISFTDNYGLGIPNFVYNVAHQQFDRILVCTETPAESIDTQLLKALAEVAPVVEIVIYE